One part of the Lachnospiraceae bacterium JLR.KK002 genome encodes these proteins:
- a CDS encoding methyl-accepting chemotaxis protein codes for MRNLKIGTKLLVTFMIIIVMFCATVVTSVSGLQENAEKYSEFYKVGYQITNKVMSMRRGLQIIVKDLSFVTIEDEPEKTQAHLDDMEKELKLLQENANWLFEHFTGDSELLDTFADQIAEAVELQQSVIDTSEVNMDAARTMLLDEYQPLVDGAVNTLIEISAVAEENAEKDYEETTEMQKTLVNLQLGLAAGALVITLILSLYLTRGITKPLREVEKAAEQIVEGHFDVEVTYKSRDELGSLAKTFKNMTNILDDVISDASRLLSEMANGNFDVRTQAEERYVGNFQSLLLSIRKLNRDLSSTLGQINRSADQVASGSDQVSIGAQALSQGATEQAAAVEELATTIAGISHQVKDTADNALLARDQSSAAGDEVEVCNNQMQDMMNAMEEITRTSNEIGKIIKTIEDIAFQTNILALNAAVEASRAGIAGKGFAVVADEVRNLASKSSAASKDTAELIESSIKAVARGTEIADSTAQSLVKVVEEVRTASTKVDQIADAAEDQASAIEQVTLGVDQISSVVQTNSATAEESAAASQELSNQAEMLKELVAKFILRAEYAMGSSNTDGYGSGTSSISHIDLD; via the coding sequence ATGCGAAATTTAAAGATCGGCACAAAACTTTTAGTAACATTTATGATCATCATTGTTATGTTCTGCGCAACAGTAGTGACTTCCGTTTCAGGATTGCAGGAGAATGCGGAGAAGTATTCTGAATTTTACAAAGTAGGATATCAGATTACAAATAAAGTCATGAGTATGCGCCGCGGGCTGCAGATTATTGTGAAAGACCTTTCTTTTGTTACCATCGAAGATGAACCTGAAAAGACACAGGCCCATCTGGATGATATGGAGAAGGAACTGAAGCTGTTGCAGGAAAATGCCAACTGGCTCTTTGAACATTTTACCGGCGATTCTGAACTGCTGGATACCTTTGCAGATCAGATTGCTGAGGCAGTGGAATTACAGCAGTCTGTAATTGATACCTCCGAAGTAAATATGGATGCGGCCAGAACCATGCTTCTTGACGAATACCAGCCGTTGGTGGACGGTGCCGTAAATACGCTGATAGAAATCAGTGCGGTTGCCGAAGAGAATGCGGAAAAAGATTATGAAGAAACCACAGAAATGCAGAAAACTCTGGTTAATCTGCAGCTTGGACTGGCAGCAGGAGCATTGGTGATTACGCTGATTCTCTCCCTCTATCTGACAAGGGGAATTACCAAACCTCTGCGGGAGGTGGAAAAAGCGGCAGAACAGATTGTGGAAGGCCATTTTGATGTCGAGGTTACATATAAGTCCAGAGACGAACTGGGCAGCCTTGCAAAGACCTTTAAGAATATGACGAATATTCTGGATGATGTCATTTCAGATGCTTCCAGACTTTTAAGCGAGATGGCAAACGGTAATTTTGATGTGCGTACACAGGCAGAAGAACGTTATGTTGGAAATTTCCAGAGTCTGCTGTTATCCATACGTAAATTAAACCGTGATTTAAGTTCTACACTGGGACAGATTAACCGCAGTGCGGATCAGGTGGCTTCCGGTTCTGACCAGGTATCCATCGGTGCGCAGGCCCTTTCTCAGGGTGCTACGGAGCAGGCGGCTGCAGTGGAAGAACTTGCAACTACCATTGCAGGTATTTCCCATCAGGTAAAAGATACTGCAGATAATGCTTTGCTGGCAAGAGACCAGTCCAGTGCTGCCGGCGACGAAGTAGAAGTATGCAATAACCAGATGCAGGATATGATGAATGCCATGGAAGAAATTACCCGTACTTCCAACGAAATCGGTAAGATTATCAAAACCATTGAAGATATTGCTTTCCAGACCAACATACTGGCTCTCAATGCTGCTGTGGAGGCATCCCGTGCCGGAATTGCAGGAAAAGGCTTTGCCGTTGTGGCAGATGAAGTTCGTAATCTGGCCAGCAAGAGTTCCGCAGCTTCCAAAGATACCGCAGAGCTGATTGAAAGTTCCATTAAGGCTGTGGCCCGCGGTACGGAAATTGCAGATTCTACCGCCCAGTCTCTGGTAAAAGTAGTGGAAGAAGTCCGTACGGCTTCCACCAAGGTAGACCAGATTGCAGATGCGGCAGAAGACCAGGCAAGCGCAATCGAGCAGGTAACACTGGGCGTAGATCAGATTTCCAGCGTGGTTCAGACCAACTCTGCAACTGCGGAAGAGAGTGCGGCAGCCAGCCAGGAACTTTCCAACCAGGCAGAGATGCTCAAAGAACTGGTGGCAAAATTCATTTTGCGTGCAGAATATGCCATGGGATCTTCCAATACGGACGGATACGGCAGCGGGACGTCATCCATCAGTCATATAGATTTGGATTAA
- a CDS encoding YebC/PmpR family DNA-binding transcriptional regulator has translation MSGHSKFANIKHKKEKNDAAKGKIFTIIGRELAVAVKEGGPDPANNSRLRDVIAKAKANNMPNDTIDRGIKKAAGDAGSVNYEFVSYEGYGPNGTAIIVDALTDNKNRTAANVRSAFTKGYGNVGTPGCVSYMFDKKGQIIIDKEECDLEADDLMMTALDAGAEDFSEEEDSYEVITDPDAFSEVRQKLEEAGIAMVSAEVTMIPQTWVELTDETAIKNLQKTLDLLDEDDDVQAVYHNWDE, from the coding sequence ATGTCAGGACATTCTAAATTTGCCAATATCAAGCATAAAAAAGAGAAAAATGATGCGGCAAAAGGAAAGATTTTTACAATTATCGGAAGAGAACTTGCAGTTGCGGTGAAAGAAGGCGGGCCGGATCCGGCCAACAACAGCAGACTCCGGGATGTGATTGCAAAAGCCAAGGCCAATAACATGCCCAATGATACCATTGACCGGGGCATTAAAAAGGCAGCCGGAGACGCCGGGTCTGTCAATTATGAATTTGTATCTTACGAAGGGTACGGCCCCAACGGGACGGCCATTATCGTGGACGCTCTGACAGATAATAAGAACCGTACTGCTGCCAATGTAAGAAGTGCATTTACCAAAGGATACGGAAATGTGGGAACACCTGGATGTGTCTCCTACATGTTTGATAAAAAAGGACAGATTATCATTGATAAGGAAGAATGTGATCTGGAGGCCGATGACCTGATGATGACGGCGCTGGACGCGGGAGCAGAAGATTTTTCCGAGGAGGAAGACAGTTATGAGGTAATTACCGACCCGGATGCTTTCAGTGAAGTACGTCAGAAGCTGGAGGAAGCCGGAATTGCCATGGTCTCTGCGGAAGTGACCATGATACCCCAGACCTGGGTGGAACTGACAGATGAAACAGCCATTAAGAATCTGCAGAAAACACTGGATCTTCTGGATGAGGACGATGATGTGCAGGCGGTTTATCATAACTGGGATGAGTAA
- a CDS encoding ATP-dependent Clp protease proteolytic subunit, with the protein MEENLKQQEKEKNENEEIKDMGQLTLEQGESRHRIHLLSVIGEIEGHETLSPNAKTTKYEHVLPKLASIEDDDRVDGVLVIINTVGGDVESGLAIAEMIASLSKPTVSLVLGGSHSIGVPLAVSTDYSYIVPTGTMVIHPVRLNGLVIGAPQTYDYFQQMQDRITGFVASHCFATQEQLENMMMNTSMLTKDLGTILVGSQAVAEGIINEVGGIDEAMKRLHQMIDEKKENSESA; encoded by the coding sequence ATGGAAGAGAATTTAAAACAACAGGAAAAAGAAAAAAATGAAAATGAAGAAATCAAAGATATGGGGCAGCTTACCCTGGAGCAGGGAGAATCCAGACACAGAATTCATCTGCTTTCTGTAATCGGGGAAATTGAGGGCCATGAAACTCTTTCGCCTAATGCCAAAACCACCAAATACGAACACGTCCTGCCGAAACTGGCCTCCATCGAGGATGACGACAGGGTGGACGGAGTGCTGGTTATTATCAATACCGTAGGCGGAGATGTGGAATCAGGACTTGCCATTGCGGAGATGATTGCTTCTCTGAGCAAACCCACGGTTTCGCTGGTATTGGGCGGCAGCCATTCCATCGGGGTTCCGCTGGCTGTTTCCACCGACTATTCCTATATTGTTCCCACGGGAACTATGGTGATTCATCCGGTGCGTCTGAACGGGCTTGTAATCGGGGCGCCTCAGACCTATGACTATTTTCAGCAGATGCAGGACAGAATTACGGGGTTTGTGGCCAGCCACTGTTTTGCCACGCAGGAACAGCTGGAAAATATGATGATGAATACCAGTATGCTTACCAAAGACCTGGGAACCATACTGGTGGGCAGCCAGGCGGTGGCGGAAGGTATTATCAACGAAGTTGGCGGCATTGACGAGGCCATGAAAAGGCTGCATCAGATGATTGATGAAAAGAAAGAAAACAGTGAATCTGCGTAG
- the alr gene encoding alanine racemase, with the protein MKSYSRVYAEVSLDAILHNVAGMQKLIGPDTRIMAVIKTDGYGHGAVPIGKELEELEVIWGYAVATVEEGEILRRHSLKKPILVLGAVFPEQYEALGDLDIRPTVYSLKQALELSAFAEKAGKDITFHIKIDTGLSRLGFQVTQEAAEEIAQISDMPHMIAEGVFTHFAKSDSRDKTMAQEQIEQFQKMTEMLAERGVSVPIHHCANSAAIIDLPQANMNLVRAGISLYGMWPSDEVEKKRLDLQPVLSLKSRIVFLKELEKGRTISYGATYETVGSRKIATIPVGYGDGYPRSLSNRGYVLIRGRKAPICGRICMDQFMVDVTHIPGVQEGDVVTLVGSDGGACITMEEIGDLSGRFNYEFACDLGRRIPRVYRKEEKITETRDCFGE; encoded by the coding sequence ATGAAATCATACAGCAGAGTTTATGCGGAAGTCAGCCTGGACGCAATCCTTCACAATGTGGCAGGTATGCAGAAGCTCATCGGGCCGGATACCAGGATTATGGCAGTCATTAAAACAGACGGATACGGTCATGGAGCTGTCCCCATCGGAAAAGAGCTGGAGGAACTGGAAGTTATCTGGGGGTATGCCGTTGCCACGGTGGAAGAAGGGGAAATTCTGCGCAGACATAGTCTGAAAAAGCCCATACTGGTACTGGGAGCAGTGTTCCCGGAACAGTACGAGGCCCTTGGGGATTTGGATATCCGCCCTACGGTTTATTCCCTGAAACAGGCCCTGGAACTTTCAGCCTTTGCAGAAAAAGCCGGAAAAGATATTACCTTTCATATAAAAATAGACACGGGGCTGAGCCGGCTTGGATTCCAGGTTACACAGGAAGCGGCAGAGGAGATAGCACAGATTTCAGATATGCCGCATATGATAGCAGAAGGGGTATTTACACATTTTGCCAAATCAGATTCCAGAGACAAGACCATGGCGCAGGAACAGATAGAGCAGTTTCAGAAAATGACGGAAATGCTGGCGGAACGGGGCGTATCGGTTCCCATTCACCATTGCGCCAACAGCGCGGCCATTATTGATTTGCCCCAGGCCAATATGAATCTGGTTCGGGCCGGAATCAGCCTCTATGGCATGTGGCCCTCCGATGAGGTGGAGAAAAAACGACTGGATTTGCAGCCGGTTCTTTCCTTAAAGAGCAGGATTGTGTTCCTGAAAGAACTGGAAAAGGGAAGAACCATCAGTTACGGGGCAACCTATGAGACGGTCGGCAGCCGGAAAATTGCCACCATTCCGGTGGGGTATGGGGACGGGTATCCCAGAAGCCTGTCCAACCGGGGGTATGTGCTGATTCGCGGCAGAAAAGCTCCCATCTGCGGACGTATCTGTATGGACCAGTTTATGGTAGATGTAACCCATATTCCGGGCGTACAGGAGGGAGACGTGGTAACCCTGGTGGGTTCAGACGGGGGAGCCTGCATTACCATGGAAGAAATCGGAGACTTATCCGGCCGGTTCAACTATGAATTTGCCTGCGATCTGGGCAGGCGTATTCCCAGGGTTTACCGGAAGGAAGAGAAGATTACCGAAACCAGAGACTGTTTTGGAGAATAG
- a CDS encoding type II toxin-antitoxin system PemK/MazF family toxin, producing MIIHRGDIYYADLRPVVGSEQGGIRPVLIIQNDVGNRHSPTVICAAITSKMNKAKLPTHVELEATKYDLMKDSVVLLEQLRTIDKQRLKDRVCRLDSDILKKVDRALEISLELYT from the coding sequence GTGATTATTCATAGAGGAGATATTTATTATGCGGATCTGCGTCCGGTGGTAGGATCTGAACAGGGAGGAATCCGGCCGGTTCTGATTATACAGAATGATGTGGGGAACCGGCACAGCCCTACGGTAATCTGTGCGGCCATTACATCTAAGATGAACAAGGCAAAACTTCCCACCCATGTGGAACTGGAAGCAACGAAATATGATCTGATGAAAGATTCTGTGGTGTTGCTGGAACAGCTCCGCACTATTGACAAACAACGTCTGAAGGACAGAGTCTGCCGGCTGGACAGTGATATTTTGAAAAAAGTAGACAGAGCACTTGAAATCAGTTTGGAATTGTATACATAA
- a CDS encoding aminotransferase class I/II-fold pyridoxal phosphate-dependent enzyme — protein MSNYQTETKCIQSGWHPKRGEPRVLPIYQSTTFKYDTSDQMGRLFDLEDSGYFYTRLQNPTNDAVAEKICELEGGVAAMLTSSGQAANYYAVFNICEAGDHMVCSSTVYGGTFNLFGATLKKQGIECTFIDPDAGEEELAQAFRPNTKLLFAETIANPALVILDIEKFAKAAHEHGVPLIVDNTFATPINCRPFEWGADIVTHSTTKYMDGHAMCVGGCIVDSGNFDWNQYKDKFPGLTQPDPTYHGIVYTEKFGKGAYITKATAQIMRDLGSIQSPQNAFLLNVGLETLHLRMPRHCENAAKVAEFLNSHEKVAWVNFAGLKDNKYYNLAQKYMPNGTCGVISFGLKGGRKVSVEFMDKLNMIAIVTHVADARTCVLHPASHTHRQMTDEQLVEAGVAPDLIRLSVGIENAQDIIADLAQALEAISC, from the coding sequence ATGAGTAATTACCAGACAGAGACAAAATGCATTCAGTCCGGCTGGCATCCGAAGCGGGGTGAGCCCAGGGTGCTTCCCATTTATCAGAGTACGACCTTTAAGTACGATACCAGCGACCAGATGGGCAGATTGTTTGATTTGGAGGACAGCGGGTATTTTTATACCAGATTGCAGAATCCTACCAACGATGCGGTTGCAGAGAAAATCTGCGAGCTGGAGGGCGGTGTGGCAGCCATGCTTACGTCTTCCGGACAGGCTGCAAATTATTATGCAGTATTTAATATCTGCGAAGCAGGGGACCATATGGTATGTTCTTCCACAGTATATGGGGGAACTTTTAACCTGTTCGGTGCAACCCTGAAGAAGCAGGGCATAGAATGTACTTTTATTGACCCGGATGCCGGGGAGGAAGAACTGGCACAGGCATTCCGGCCCAACACAAAGTTACTGTTTGCAGAGACCATTGCAAATCCTGCACTGGTGATTCTGGATATTGAGAAATTTGCAAAAGCAGCCCATGAACACGGAGTTCCCCTGATTGTGGACAATACCTTTGCAACTCCCATTAATTGCCGGCCTTTTGAGTGGGGTGCGGATATTGTCACCCATTCCACCACCAAATATATGGACGGCCATGCCATGTGTGTGGGAGGATGTATTGTGGACAGCGGGAATTTTGACTGGAATCAGTACAAAGATAAATTTCCGGGGCTGACTCAGCCGGACCCTACCTATCATGGAATTGTGTATACTGAGAAATTCGGCAAAGGGGCCTATATAACCAAGGCAACTGCCCAGATTATGCGGGATCTTGGCTCCATCCAGTCTCCTCAGAATGCGTTTCTGCTGAATGTGGGACTGGAGACACTTCATCTGCGGATGCCCAGACACTGTGAAAATGCCGCAAAAGTGGCAGAATTTTTAAACAGCCATGAGAAGGTGGCCTGGGTCAACTTTGCCGGACTGAAAGATAACAAATATTATAATCTGGCTCAGAAATATATGCCGAATGGTACCTGCGGCGTGATTTCCTTTGGCTTAAAGGGCGGAAGGAAAGTATCCGTGGAATTTATGGATAAGCTGAACATGATTGCCATTGTCACCCATGTGGCGGACGCCAGAACCTGTGTGCTCCATCCGGCCAGCCATACTCACAGGCAGATGACGGATGAACAGCTTGTGGAAGCCGGAGTTGCGCCGGATTTGATTCGTCTGTCTGTCGGAATTGAGAATGCCCAGGATATCATTGCGGATCTGGCACAGGCGCTGGAAGCCATATCCTGTTAA
- the glgA gene encoding glycogen synthase GlgA, with protein sequence MRKILFAASECVPFIKTGGLADVCGALPKEFDKNDWDIRVVIPNYTCIPEKWRNQFEYVTHFYMSCGSYIQNKYVGVLQYKLDGITYYFIDNQEYFDCFLPYGDIRFDVEKFVFFDKAVLSMLPLINFQPQIIHCHDWETGFIPVYLRTEFQGDMFFWGMKSIMTIHNLKFQGIWDTKTMKGLTGFPTDLFVPDKLEFKKDANMLKGGLVYADYITTVSDTYAQEIQTNYYGEGLNGLLSARHMDMQGIVNGIDYNVYNPATDEKLYVNYDAESHRKKKALNKERLQQDLGLAVDKKRYMIGLISRLTDQKGLDLINYVIERIIDDYTQLVVIGTGDAQYENMFRHFAWKYPDKISANICYSDDLAHKLYGAADAFLMPSRFEPCGLTQMISFRYGTIPIVRETGGLKDTVQPYNEYDNVGDGFSFTNYNGEEMLNIINYSKHIFFDKKRQWNQMIDRAMANDYSWNASKFRYEGLYKYLMGEC encoded by the coding sequence ATGAGAAAAATTCTGTTTGCAGCATCTGAGTGCGTACCATTTATCAAAACAGGAGGACTGGCCGACGTTTGCGGTGCGCTTCCGAAGGAATTTGACAAAAACGACTGGGATATCAGAGTGGTAATCCCAAATTATACCTGTATACCGGAAAAGTGGCGGAATCAGTTTGAGTATGTGACGCACTTTTATATGAGCTGCGGAAGCTATATACAGAACAAGTACGTGGGTGTCCTTCAGTACAAGCTGGATGGAATTACCTATTATTTTATTGATAATCAGGAGTATTTTGACTGCTTTTTGCCTTACGGTGATATCCGTTTTGATGTGGAGAAATTTGTGTTCTTTGACAAAGCGGTACTTTCCATGCTTCCGCTGATTAATTTCCAGCCTCAGATTATTCACTGTCATGACTGGGAGACAGGATTCATTCCGGTTTATCTGAGAACCGAATTCCAGGGAGATATGTTCTTCTGGGGCATGAAATCCATTATGACCATTCACAACCTGAAATTCCAGGGAATATGGGATACTAAAACCATGAAAGGCCTGACGGGATTCCCCACTGATTTATTTGTGCCTGATAAGCTGGAATTCAAAAAAGACGCCAATATGTTAAAGGGCGGCCTGGTATATGCAGATTATATCACTACGGTAAGCGATACCTATGCACAGGAGATACAGACCAATTATTACGGAGAAGGCCTGAACGGCCTGCTTTCCGCAAGGCATATGGATATGCAGGGCATTGTCAATGGTATTGATTACAATGTATACAATCCGGCAACGGATGAAAAGCTCTATGTAAATTATGATGCGGAAAGCCACCGGAAGAAGAAAGCTCTGAACAAGGAGCGGCTGCAGCAGGATCTGGGCCTTGCAGTGGATAAGAAACGTTATATGATAGGGCTCATTTCCCGTCTTACGGACCAGAAGGGGCTGGATTTGATTAACTATGTGATTGAGCGTATTATTGACGATTACACCCAGCTTGTAGTAATCGGTACGGGGGATGCCCAGTATGAAAATATGTTCCGTCATTTTGCATGGAAGTATCCGGATAAGATTTCGGCCAATATCTGCTATTCGGATGATCTGGCTCACAAACTGTACGGTGCGGCAGATGCTTTCCTGATGCCTTCCAGATTTGAACCCTGCGGACTGACTCAGATGATTTCTTTCCGCTACGGAACGATTCCGATTGTACGTGAGACCGGCGGCCTGAAAGATACGGTACAGCCTTACAACGAGTATGATAATGTGGGAGACGGATTCTCCTTTACCAACTATAACGGGGAGGAAATGCTGAACATTATCAATTATTCCAAACATATTTTCTTTGATAAGAAACGTCAGTGGAATCAGATGATAGACCGGGCCATGGCAAATGATTATTCCTGGAATGCTTCCAAATTCCGTTATGAAGGGCTGTACAAATACCTGATGGGTGAATGTTAG
- a CDS encoding hemolysin family protein, which yields MDDGGSPVIGLIVFFLLVAVNGGLYGFLTALEEVSESRVSKRAEEGSKQAAWLLKVMDSPYKIRHTIQVMVTFVSGVFGIYQIRLLGNILIHSFLEQGTGTAFRVLCFGLAAVTGIFLFAVPGIIAPQKIAARRPERWLFALAGVIHGMTNILKIYMYPAEKLSNLVVRIAGIDPDASFDDVTEEEIISMVKEGHEQGVLQASEAEMIHNIFAFDDKEAKDIMTHRKHVAAIEGRMQLKDVLEFILEGNNSRFPVYREDIDNIIGIIHMKDVMIESRKGERLDWAVEDIPGLVREAVFIPETRNINDLFKGMQSRKNHMVIVVDEYGQTAGIVAMEDILEEIVGNIFDEYDEEETMIISQPDGSFLMNGMAPFDEVCTILDLTLEEADYETLNGFLISLIGKIPGEHEQFELDCQGWHFHVCSVRDKIIHTVKVTKCPEAEENQSAESCQNDGNVIE from the coding sequence ATGGACGATGGCGGGAGTCCGGTCATAGGACTGATAGTATTTTTTTTGTTGGTGGCGGTAAACGGAGGGCTGTACGGATTTCTGACGGCTCTGGAGGAAGTTTCCGAGAGCCGGGTGTCAAAACGGGCGGAGGAAGGCAGTAAACAGGCGGCCTGGCTTTTGAAGGTGATGGATTCGCCTTATAAAATCAGACATACCATACAGGTGATGGTAACATTTGTCAGCGGTGTGTTTGGGATTTATCAGATTCGCCTTCTGGGAAATATTCTGATTCACAGCTTTCTGGAGCAGGGAACGGGGACGGCGTTCAGGGTTCTTTGTTTCGGGCTGGCGGCAGTGACCGGGATTTTTCTTTTTGCAGTGCCGGGAATTATTGCACCTCAGAAAATTGCTGCCAGACGGCCGGAACGATGGCTGTTCGCCCTGGCGGGCGTCATCCATGGCATGACAAATATTCTGAAAATATATATGTATCCGGCCGAAAAGCTGTCCAATCTGGTGGTAAGGATTGCAGGCATAGACCCTGATGCCAGCTTTGATGACGTAACCGAAGAGGAAATTATTTCCATGGTAAAAGAAGGGCATGAGCAGGGAGTGCTGCAGGCCAGTGAAGCAGAGATGATTCACAATATTTTTGCCTTTGATGACAAGGAAGCCAAGGATATTATGACCCATCGCAAACATGTGGCTGCCATTGAGGGAAGGATGCAGCTTAAGGATGTGCTGGAATTTATTCTGGAAGGGAATAATTCCAGATTTCCGGTATACCGGGAGGATATTGATAATATTATTGGTATCATACATATGAAGGATGTTATGATAGAAAGCCGGAAGGGAGAGCGCCTGGACTGGGCAGTGGAAGATATCCCAGGGCTGGTGCGGGAAGCGGTTTTTATTCCGGAGACAAGAAATATCAACGATTTGTTCAAGGGTATGCAGTCCAGAAAAAATCACATGGTAATCGTGGTGGATGAATATGGACAGACAGCCGGAATTGTGGCCATGGAGGATATTCTGGAAGAAATTGTAGGAAATATTTTTGATGAATATGACGAAGAGGAAACCATGATTATCAGCCAGCCGGACGGGAGCTTTCTGATGAATGGCATGGCTCCCTTTGACGAAGTATGCACTATTCTGGATTTGACGCTGGAAGAAGCGGATTATGAGACTCTGAACGGATTTCTGATTTCCCTGATTGGAAAAATACCGGGGGAACACGAACAGTTTGAACTGGACTGTCAGGGATGGCATTTTCATGTATGTTCCGTAAGGGACAAGATTATCCATACGGTGAAAGTGACAAAATGTCCGGAAGCGGAAGAAAACCAGTCAGCAGAATCTTGTCAGAATGACGGGAACGTGATAGAATAA